In Mangrovibacterium diazotrophicum, the genomic stretch AAGAACCATTCCGCGTGTAAAACCAAAAATGATTAACACGGCAAGAATAAATTCAACGACAACCAAAACATAACCAGAAATTGCAGAGTAAGACTTTTCCATGACTATAGATTTAATTCATATTAATATCATTTTGATATCACTAAATTAAAATAAAAAAGCATCTTTTTCAAGATGCTCTACAGTATAAAAATGTCTTAAAAATTAATTCAACATGAGTTCCACAAGCCCGATCGAATCGACCTGCATTGTATCATAAGCCTTTGCAAAACTTCTGATAGCTGCCAAACTCGATTCTTGAGGTTCAAGAATGTCTACCGGTGAAAAGTACTGTTCAGCATTACCGTCATCACCTACAGAACTAGAAAAATCCTCTTCAGACATTGATAAGAGTTCAAACAAGGTAAATGTTCTATCCATAAGCATTAATGATTTTGTTACATCAATTTAACGCTTTTGAAAGAGCATTATTGTCCTGTCGAATCTAAATTTTTGTTAAAAGAAGGTTGTTCTTTTCGATGATCTTTCTCAAATTAATCAGGGCGTAACGCATACGGCCCAATGCGGTATTGATGCTAACATCGGTACGTTCGGCAATTTCTTTAAAGCTCAAGCCCAAATAGTGGCGCATAATAATTACCTGGCGCTGATCGTCCGGAAGCTCATCAATCAAACGACGAATGTCTGACGTGATTTGCTCAAATACCAACTTCTCTTCAATATTCTCATCTGAGAATTTAGAAGAATTGAATAGATCGAAATCTGAATCCTCGTTTGAAACCGTATTCAACAAGCGTTCTTTCCTAAAGTGGTCGATAATCAGGTTGTGCGAAATTCGCAGTACCCACGAGATAAACTTACCGTTTTCGGTATATTTACCTGTTTTTAACGAGCGGATCACTTTAATGAAGGTATCCTGGAAGATATCTTCAGCTAACGCTTGGTTTTTTACTATCAAAAAGATGTACGTGTAAACACGATTCTTATGACGCTGAATTAAAGTTTCAATGGCAGATTGGTCACCCGCAATGAAGTTTAGAACGAGCATATTGTCGTTCTCTACAGTAGTGCTGAACATTACTTTCTATTTTAAATTAATACAAAGTAAAATCCTATCAATAGGCAACCAGTTTAAAAGGTGAGTAAAACTATTTCTTAAATTTGCGCTCTGTAAAATTCTTGGATTTCCGTTAAAAAAGCAAATTTTTTGTAAATAAAATTAAAGATTTAGGATGACATTTATCAAAAAAGAACAAAATATCCACATAAAAGGCGCTCGAGTCCATAATTTGAAGAATATTGAGCTCCAAATTCCGAGGAATAAATTTCTCGTGATAACTGGACTATCGGGTTCCGGTAAGTCATCTTTGGCGTTTGATACTTTATATGCCGAAGGGCAAAGAAGGTATGTTGAGAGTTTATCGTCGTACGCAAGGCAGTTTTTAGGGCGCATAAACAAGCCCGAAGTTGACTTTATCAAGGGTATTCCGCCTGCAATTGCTATTGAACAAAAGGTCAACTCGCGAAATCCGCGCTCGACCGTCGGAACCTCGACTGAAATTTATGATTACTTGAAATTACTATACGCCCGAATCGGAAAAACAATCTCTCCGGTCTCGGGATCTGAAGTAAAAAGACACCAAGTTGGCGATGTGGTCGATTTCATCAGTTCGCAGACAGAAGAAACCCGCCTGTTAATTTGCGCTCCACTACGTCCAAAAAATGGTCGATCCATTGCAGAGGAAGCAGAGCTCCTTTTGCAACAAGGTTTCTCGCGCATTGAAACCAACAACGGCATCGAACGCATCGACGAACTACTGCAGAAAGACACCAATTCGCTATGTGAGGGCAACTGTAATCTGGTGGTCGACCGGATGACAGCCAGTCGCGACGAAGACAACATTAGCCGAATGGCCGATTCAACCCAAACCGCCTTTTATGAAGGACACGGCGAATGTATTGTTAAGGTTTATGCGGAAGACGGAGTTAAAGAGGAACACTTTTCAAATTTGTTTGAAGCCGACGGCATTGAGTTCGACGAACCCACCGAGCACATGTTCAGCTTTAACAACCCGGTTGGCGCCTGCCCCGCTTGCGAAGGCTATGGAAAAGTAATCGGGATTGATGAAGACCTGGTTATTCCCAACAAAGCGCTTTCTGTCTACCAGGATGCGGTGGCTTGCTGGAAAGGTGAAACTATGAAAGCCTATAAAGAGGAACTGATCCACTCGGCGTCGAAATTTGACTTCCCCATTCACAAGCCTTATTACGAACTTTCGCAGGAACAGAAGAATTTACTGTGGACGGGCAACGAACATTTCGAAGGCATTAGTGCCTTTTTCAAAATGCTCGAAAGTAACACTTACAAAATCCAGTATCGTGTTATGTTGGCTCGATATCGCGGAAAAACAACTTGTCCCGAATGCCACGGCACACGTTTGAAGAAAAGCGCTGGCTATGTAAAAGTAAGCGGAACGCCGATTCAGGATCTGGTTCTTCTACCTGTAAACGAACTGCGGGATTTTTTCAGGAAACTGGAATTAACAGAACATGAGCAGCAAATTGCCCGCCGCATTTTGATCGAGATTACCAGCCGACTGAATTTCCTTTGCGATGTTGGGTTAGGTTATCTTACTTTAAACCGATTGTCGTCTACCCTGTCCGGTGGCGAGTCGCAGCGAATTAACCTGGCAACATCACTTGGTTCAAGCCTGGTTGGTTCTATTTATATATTGGATGAACCCAGCATCGGCCTTCACCCAAAAGACACCGAGCGACTAATTGACGTTCTGCGGAAATTGCAAAAAATTGGCAATACCGTTTTGGTTGTCGAGCACGACGAAGAGATAATCCGTGCAGCCGACCAAATTATTGATATTGGCCCCAAAGCGGGGACACACGGTGGCGAGTTGGTTTTTCAGGGCGACCATGAAGCTCTTCTTAAAGCAGACAAAAGTTTGACCGCCGACTACCTGACCGGACGAAAAAATATTGAAATCCCGAAAATCCGCCGGAAGTGGAACAACTTTATTGAAGTGCTGGGTGCTCGGGAAAACAACCTGAAAAATGTTTCGGTCAAATTCCCGTTGAACACCATTACTGCCGTAACTGGAGTCAGCGGTTCCGGCAAATCAACCTTGGTCAGCAAAATCCTCTATCCAGGTGTTGCCAAAATATTTGGCACCTACACCGAGAAAACCGGGCAGCACGATGCAATAAAAGGTGATTTCAAGCGCCTGACCGGAATCGAGTTCGTCGATCAAAACCCAATTGGGAAATCGTCGCGCTCGAACCCGGTTACCTACCTGAAGGCCTACGACGAAATTCGTAAACTTTATTCCGAGCTGCCCGCTTCGAAATACCAAGGCTTCAAACCGGCGCATTTTTCATTCAATGTTGATGGCGGCCGCTGCGAGGAATGCCAGGGAGAAGGAGAAATTAATGTAGAAATGCAGTTTATGGCCGACGTGCACCTGGTGTGTGAAAGCTGTAATGGCAAGCGTTTCAAGGACGATATTTTGGAGGTCGAATATCGCGGCAAAAACATTTTCGACGTTCTGGAGATGACGGTGAACGATGCCATCGAGTTCTTTGGTGCGGGCAAAAGCTCCACCGAGAAGAAGATTGCCCACAAACTTCAGCCATTGCAGGACGTTGGTTTAGGATACGTCAAGTTAGGACAAAGTTCCTCAACCTTATCGGGTGGTGAAAGCCAGCGTGTGAAACTGGCAGCATTCCTGGCGAAAGAAAAGGACAGCCCTACCCTCTTCATTTTTGATGAGCCCACAACCGGTTTGCATTTCCACGATATCAACATTTTGCTGGTGTCGTTCAATGCACTGATCTCGCGCGGACACAGCATCATTATTATCGAGCACAACCTCGACGTCATCAAATCGGCAGACTGGATTATTGATTTGGGACCTGAGGGAGGAAAAAACGGGGGGCAAATTGTCTTCGAGGGAACACCTGAAGATTTGGTTAAAACCGAGAACTCGTTCACCGGTCAGGCACTGAAAGAAAAACTATAAAGGTGGACTTCCGTAGAGCCAATTAAAATCGAATTGTAAGTAAAAGGATTTTAGCGGTAACTTATTGAAAGTTGAAACTTGTCAATACCCGTTCAATTTAGACTCATTCAAATAGGCATTACTCTAAAATCCTGTATCTTTGCGACCAATTGAGTTGATTAGGAATAGAACGAAAAGCGATGATTTCATCGACGAGATCCGCTTGGTTCTAAATATGAAATAAATGAATTTGAAAGCACACTCTTTTCATATTCCGGTCATGGGGCTGGGATATACCGTCGACACGCCGGTGAAAGTTGCACATCTGGGCATCTCTTCAGTGGTTTCTATCGTCGACGACTTCCTGATGGAAAAAATGCGGGAATTCTACAGTAAAAAGTTCGACCTTCCTTTTAAAGAAATTTCGACTAAAGTAGAAGACTTTCGGGCAAAACGTGTCACTGCTTATCTGAATTTGGTTGACAAACTGGTTTCTGAGAAATACGAGGAAATGGTCAACAATTTCCAACAAAAAAGCAGCGAACTGGAAAAATATTTCGAACTGTTACCGGATGCCAAAAGCATTAAAGAACGGTTTAACCAAATGATCCAGAGTAGTAGTTTGCCCGACGTTAAAAACTGGTTGCGCAAAAATCTGACAAAAGGCGATATCGACGTCAACATTATGACGAAACTCGATAAGGTCAACTACGCTAACGGCGAGGCACTGCCAACGGAGTTTAACGATGCACATGCGGCGCTGCGCGGCTTTGCCAACAGCACGCTTTGCTCGTCGCTGGTATTGTCTGCCGGGATGAATCCCCGCTTGTACAGCTACATCGAAAATTTCGATGATTTTTACCCGAATGCTGAAGGTCAGTTCAAAAAGAAGGTTACGCTGAAGGTAAGCGATTATCGTTCTGCGCTGATCCAAGGTCGCTTTTTGGCGAAAAAAGGAATCTGGGTATCGGAGTACCGAATCGAATCAGGCTTAAACTGCGGCGGACACGCGTTCG encodes the following:
- a CDS encoding RNA polymerase sigma factor, with translation MFSTTVENDNMLVLNFIAGDQSAIETLIQRHKNRVYTYIFLIVKNQALAEDIFQDTFIKVIRSLKTGKYTENGKFISWVLRISHNLIIDHFRKERLLNTVSNEDSDFDLFNSSKFSDENIEEKLVFEQITSDIRRLIDELPDDQRQVIIMRHYLGLSFKEIAERTDVSINTALGRMRYALINLRKIIEKNNLLLTKI
- the uvrA gene encoding excinuclease ABC subunit UvrA: MTFIKKEQNIHIKGARVHNLKNIELQIPRNKFLVITGLSGSGKSSLAFDTLYAEGQRRYVESLSSYARQFLGRINKPEVDFIKGIPPAIAIEQKVNSRNPRSTVGTSTEIYDYLKLLYARIGKTISPVSGSEVKRHQVGDVVDFISSQTEETRLLICAPLRPKNGRSIAEEAELLLQQGFSRIETNNGIERIDELLQKDTNSLCEGNCNLVVDRMTASRDEDNISRMADSTQTAFYEGHGECIVKVYAEDGVKEEHFSNLFEADGIEFDEPTEHMFSFNNPVGACPACEGYGKVIGIDEDLVIPNKALSVYQDAVACWKGETMKAYKEELIHSASKFDFPIHKPYYELSQEQKNLLWTGNEHFEGISAFFKMLESNTYKIQYRVMLARYRGKTTCPECHGTRLKKSAGYVKVSGTPIQDLVLLPVNELRDFFRKLELTEHEQQIARRILIEITSRLNFLCDVGLGYLTLNRLSSTLSGGESQRINLATSLGSSLVGSIYILDEPSIGLHPKDTERLIDVLRKLQKIGNTVLVVEHDEEIIRAADQIIDIGPKAGTHGGELVFQGDHEALLKADKSLTADYLTGRKNIEIPKIRRKWNNFIEVLGARENNLKNVSVKFPLNTITAVTGVSGSGKSTLVSKILYPGVAKIFGTYTEKTGQHDAIKGDFKRLTGIEFVDQNPIGKSSRSNPVTYLKAYDEIRKLYSELPASKYQGFKPAHFSFNVDGGRCEECQGEGEINVEMQFMADVHLVCESCNGKRFKDDILEVEYRGKNIFDVLEMTVNDAIEFFGAGKSSTEKKIAHKLQPLQDVGLGYVKLGQSSSTLSGGESQRVKLAAFLAKEKDSPTLFIFDEPTTGLHFHDINILLVSFNALISRGHSIIIIEHNLDVIKSADWIIDLGPEGGKNGGQIVFEGTPEDLVKTENSFTGQALKEKL